The genomic segment CCGATGAGGTGAGTtcatctccttcttctccgACCAACAGCTACGGCAGATTGCCCTTCAGCCGGCCCATCAAAAATCCATCCGAATTAGACAAAAAGGTCAGAGTCGTCGCCATTCTCCCAGctgaaaaacacacacaaaaaaacaaaccaaaaacaatCCAAACATTCGTAGAGGCTTCGATACATAATGCACCAAATTAAATTGgctttttgattcatttcgggATTGTCAATCCGAGCTTCCGTTAGAGTTACCTGCTGGTCGCTTACCCTGAAGAACAATTTTCTGGTTCGATTGAGATGTCTTGCTGATTCCCAATTTTATTGTCTTGACAGGTGGAGCACTTTTTGTTGAAATCCCAAGCTGAGTGCCGGTGTGCGGAAAAGTACTGCGATCGTCTCAAAATTTACAAGATATCCGAAGGGCTCTATCGAATCGGAGACCGGAACGTCTTCATCCGTGTATGACATTTTTCCCTAACGAATTTTTCCAGTAGTAcctgctattattatttttttgaggctcattttttctgtttgtttgtttgtttccccttcacttgtttctttttccatagTTATTCAAGGATCGTCACGTCATGGTCCGCGTTGGAGGAGGATGGTATGGCATTTACCGTTAATACGAACATATTAGATTTATTGCTTACATTATTTTGGTACACGTCAATtgataaatacaaaatagggACACGCTTGAGCACTATCTCATCCGTCACGATCCATGCCGTCGCGGCCATGACCACAGCCGCAGCCCTACTCCAGAGTGCGGAGGCCGGCCAAGGCTGTCTAACGGAACCATCAGTCCGGTGGGCCCACCGCTTATGACCAGCTCCACTCCCTGTCTGTCACACGAGGTATACGTTTAGCCTTGCCTTTTTAATGAGCCCCCATTTACATGATTTCACTTGATTTCGCTCAATTCGTTTCCAAGGCGAGGGGCAGGACACCGGAGAAAATTATAATGACgccgacgacgtcgacgaccaACGTCGGAAGCAACGGTCGCAGGAGGTACGTCGGTCGCAGTCTCACTATGGATCTAAATCAGCAAATCAACGCCCATTTTAGCACGAATTCGATCGGGACGACGCCAACGAGCCGACGGAGTTCCACAACCTCCAACTCGGCTTCGAGTTTCACCACGCATACCAAGCTGTCCACCTTGACAGCAGCCTACAAGGTATTCTCGAAGAGCCTATGCGCTCATGATGATTGATGATTAAAgatcgatcttttttttttggctgcatCATAGCAGGAAGGGACTCTCTCACCTACGGGTCTGACACCTACGGCACTGACACCGGAGCTGAGCAAAACGACTGGCTTCAACTTCGGAAGAGCTCCGATGATTCCCGGACGGAACGGTTCTTTTAACGCTGGAAATAGCGTCAAACGATCAAGACCCACGCCCGTCTACAACCGTTCACGGACCACCGATCTGTCCGACTTGGCCCGACGCACCAGCGCTCTCATCTCCCCCTCTCTACGCTAACGACTTCATGTTCTTTCAGGTTCCTTTATAGTTACTAACATAACGTAAAACAACTACTGGTCTAATGGTATACAACACATTAGCGTCACtgtcttcttaaaaaaataataataataaggaaacaATACGTTTAAACGTTTGTAAATAACCGCAACTAACACTTTGTGTGTGGTTGGCGATCCTGGTGAAAAGATCCTTGATTTCATCGCCACTTTTAGTTAAACATTACCAAATAATAATTCGTCGTGGCCATAGTTGCACGTACATAATGACAAGATTTAACTCTGTTCCTCTCTGACCGTCGGTGCCAGATCTGTTGATTTGTGTTCTGTTACAATAACCATTACAAGTTGTCTCACCACTATTCAAAGGTCTTCTTGTTCTCACTGGGACGTCCAACTTGGAGGTGAAAGGCGGAACGGAAAATAGTGTAGTGCTCCGCAGAAAGTccgatttcaattgtttttataatGCAAAAGAGTTGTATTGGCAGAAAACAAGATTGGTTATCTCAATGATGACCGTGAAATTttggtaggaaaaaaaagtctaatcTAGTGATTTAAATTAAGTATGAGTAATGAGTAAATCACATAATTGAATAATGGTATAATATCGTCAACACTGGTT from the Daphnia pulex isolate KAP4 chromosome 1, ASM2113471v1 genome contains:
- the LOC124196127 gene encoding GAS2-like protein 3 isoform X9, with product MSFRRQHRQAGTVGETSSRWAWPPMGGEGGTVGAAKGPRGGSLSALDLLDRSADEPDVGWPQTEAELATFYQSSIMDQQQRHLEPLREDLADWLNKILDLDYLTSSNFMDMLDTGVLICHLARRIQAIAKDVVTSRSRALFGGDAADATSKYDGASAAALLNGSSDNVKQAQQYLQALLRSANNQANLLAAAKAVPQGRVRCWERAAKGSFFSRENACNFLNFCRQLGIHENLLFESEDLVLHGQPRNVILCLLELGRVAGRLGMEPPGLVQLEREVDLQIERQADEVSSSPSSPTNSYGRLPFSRPIKNPSELDKKVEHFLLKSQAECRCAEKYCDRLKIYKISEGLYRIGDRNVFIRLFKDRHVMVRVGGGWDTLEHYLIRHDPCRRGHDHSRSPTPECGGRPRLSNGTISPVGPPLMTSSTPCLSHEARGRTPEKIIMTPTTSTTNVGSNGRRRYVGRSLTMDLNQQINAHFSTNSIGTTPTSRRSSTTSNSASSFTTHTKLSTLTAAYKEGTLSPTGLTPTALTPELSKTTGFNFGRAPMIPGRNGSFNAGNSVKRSRPTPVYNRSRTTDLSDLARRTSALISPSLR
- the LOC124196127 gene encoding GAS2-like protein 3 isoform X8 gives rise to the protein MSFRRQHRQAGTVGETSSRWAWPPMGGEGGTVGAAKGPRGGSLSALDLLDRSADEPDVGWPQTEAELATFYQSSIMDQQQRHLEPLREDLADWLNKILDLDYLTSSNFMDMLDTGVLICHLARRIQAIAKDVVTSRSRALFGGDAADATSKYDGASAAALLNGSSDNVKQAQQYLQALLRSANNQANLLAAAKAVPQGRVRCWERAAKGSFFSRENACNFLNFCRQLGIHENLLFESEDLVLHGQPRNVILCLLELGRVAGRLGMEPPGLVQLEREVDLQIERQADEVSSSPSSPTNSYGRLPFSRPIKNPSELDKKVEHFLLKSQAECRCAEKYCDRLKIYKISEGLYRIGDRNVFIRLFKDRHVMVRVGGGWDTLEHYLIRHDPCRRGHDHSRSPTPECGGRPRLSNGTISPVGPPLMTSSTPCLSHEARGRTPEKIIMTPTTSTTNVGSNGRRRYVGRSLTMDLNQQINAHFSTNSIGTTPTSRRSSTTSNSASSFTTHTKLSTLTAAYKQEGTLSPTGLTPTALTPELSKTTGFNFGRAPMIPGRNGSFNAGNSVKRSRPTPVYNRSRTTDLSDLARRTSALISPSLR